A region of Vitis vinifera cultivar Pinot Noir 40024 chromosome 13, ASM3070453v1 DNA encodes the following proteins:
- the LOC100241493 gene encoding furcatin hydrolase codes for MATQGPLLFCSLVLVLSFAHCHGAKPSAIFSRRSFPPGFVFGAASSAYQYEGAAHEGGKGLSIWDTFTEKHPEKISDGSTGNVAIDFYHKYKEDIKLLKFIGMDAMRFSISWSRVLPSGRVSGGVNKEGVKFYNNVINELLANGLKPFVTLFHWDLPQALEDEYGGFLSRKIVDDYRDYVDFCFKQFGDRVKHWITLNEPYVFNYYGYSTGTYAPGRCSNYSGTCASGNSATEPYIVAHNLLLSHAAGVKLYKEKYQNSQKGIIGVTLISAWFQTKYPTTAGVRASRRALDFMLGWYLHPITYGDYPMNMRSLVGHRLPKFSPLESEMLKGSIDFLGINYYTSYYATTSTSAVNMMELSWSVDGRLNLTTEKDGVNIGQPTPLGWLYICPWGIRKLMLYIKEKYNNPTIYITENGMATANNASVPVKEDLNDTLRTTFHRGHLYYLSKAIKEGVNVKGYFVWSFLDDFEWDSGFTFRFGLGYVDYKNGLKRYLKHSAYWFKKFLHK; via the exons ATGGCTACTCAAGGACCTCTTCTCTTCTGTTCCCTTGTCCTAGTCCTCTCATTTGCCCATTGTCATGGCGCAAAGCCCTCAGCTATATTCAGCAGGCGTAGCTTTCCACCTGGTTTTGTATTTGGAGCAGCCTCATCAGCCTACCAG TATGAAGGAGCAGCACATGAAGGAGGTAAAGGCCTGAGTATCTGGGATACCTTCACTGAAAAACATCCAg AAAAGATCTCAGATGGGTCAACAGGAAATGTAGCCAttgatttttatcataaatataaG GAGGACATTAAACTGCTGAAGTTCATTGGCATGGATGCTATGAGATTCTCTATCTCCTGGTCTAGAGTACTACCAA GTGGAAGAGTGAGCGGGGGAGTGAACAAGGAAGGTGTCAAATTCTACAACAACGTCATTAATGAGCTCTTAGCGAATG GGTTGAAGCCCTTTGTGACACTTTTCCATTGGGATCTTCCACAAGCCCTTGAAGATGAGTATGGTGGATTCTTAAGTCGTAAAATAGT ggaTGATTATCGTGACTATGTTGATTTTTGCTTCAAACAATTTGGGGACCGAGTGAAGCATTGGATCACTTTGAATGAGCCATACGTCTTTAACTACTATGGTTACTCAACTGGGACTTATGCACCCGGTCGATGCTCCAACTATTCTGGCACTTGTGCCTCTGGAAACTCTGCAACTGAGCCCTATATAGTAGCACACAACCTGCTTCTTTCTCATGCTGCTGGTGTGAAACTGTACAAGGAGAAGTATCAG AATTCTCAAAAGGGAATCATTGGAGTAACCCTAATATCAGCTTGGTTCCAGACAAAATATCCAACAACTGCAGGTGTCAGGGCCTCCCGTAGAGCTCTTGATTTCATGTTAGGATG gTATTTACATCCAATCACATATGGAGACTACCCAATGAACATGCGATCCCTCGTGGGGCATCGACTGCCCAAATTCTCCCCACTAGAATCCGAAATGCTCAAAGGATCAATTGATTTCTTAGGAATAAATTACTATACTTCATATTATGCCACCACCTCCACATCTGCAGTTAACATGATGGAGCTAAGCTGGTCTGTAGATGGTAGACTCAATCTAACCA CGGAGAAAGACGGGGTTAACATTGGTCAACCA ACTCCATTGGGCTGGCTTTACATTTGTCCATGGGGAATCAGAAAACTTATGCTCTACATCAAGGAAAAATACAACAATCCAACCATTTACATTACAGAGAATG GAATGGCTACAGCAAATAATGCTTCAGTGCCTGTCAAAGAAGACCTCAATGATACCTTGAGGACAACATTCCACCGTGGACATTTGTACTATCTCTCAAAAGCTATCAA GGAGGGGGTCAACGTGAAGGGATACTTTGTATGGTCTTTTCTTGATGACTTTGAATGGGACTCCGGTTTCACCTTTCGTTTTGGCCTTGGTTATGTGGATTACAAAAATGGTTTAAAGCGATACCTAAAACACTCTGCTTATTGGTTTAAGAAGTTCCTccacaaatga
- the LOC100853648 gene encoding putative disease resistance protein RGA3 has product MAEQIVYGVDNLLMKVGCVAVEEIGLMYGVPKELTKLQETLSTIKDVILDAEEQQQISELGRSRAIESWVRRLKDVVYDADDLFDDLAAEDLRRKTDVRGRFGRRVSDFFSSSNQVAFRVKMGHRVKEVRERMDLIANDISKFNFNPRVITEVRAEHRGRETHSVVEKSHEIVGRDENKREIIDLLMQSSTQENLSIVVIVGMGGLGKTTLAQLVCNDQRVVKYFDLKMWVCVSNDFDVKILVSNIIKSATNKDVENLELDQLQKLLQQNLDGKRYLLVLDDVWNEDLKKWGQLITLLPAGANGSKIFATTRSIGVASVMGINSPYVLEAIKEDESWDLFESLAFRKGEEKVHSNLVAIGKDILKMCKGVPLVIETLGRMLYLKTRESQWLSIKNNKNLMLLGNENDILSVLKLSYDNLPIHLKQCFAYCALFPKDYRIEKKLLVQLWMAQGYLQASDENNDLEDVGDQYFEDLFSRSLFQEAEKDAYNNVLSCKMHDLIHDLAQSIVKSEVIILTNYVENIPKRIHHVSLFKRSVPMPKDLMVKPIRTLFVLSNPGSNRIARVISSFKCLRVMKLIGLLSLDALTSLAKLSHLRYLDLSSGCFEILPSAITRLKHLQTLKLFHCQHLKELPGNMKKLINLRHLEIDKNNRLTYMPCGLGELTMLQTLPLFFVGNDCEESRQKRIGRLSELKCLDSLRGELRIEGLSDVRGSALEAKEANLEGKQYLQCLRLYWLEQKDSLWGTRTETAEESEEGSEAVSVMESLQPHLNLKELFIANYEGLRFPNWMMDDGLGSLLPNLVKIEISSCNRSQVLPPFGQLPSLKYLDIMQIDDVGYMRDYPSSATPFFPSLKTLQLYWLPSLEGWGRRDISVEQAPSFPCLSILKISHCSSLRSLSLPSSPSCISQLEIRDCPGVTFLQVPSFPCLKELWLDNTSTELCLQLISVSSSLKSLYISEIDDLISLPEGLRHLTSLKSLIIDNCDSLPQGIQYLTVLESLDIINCREVNLSDDDGLQFQGLRSLRHLYLGWIRKWVSLPKGLQHVSTLETLELNRLYDLATLPNWIASLTSLTKLSLEECPKLTSLPEEMRSLNNLHTLKISYCRNLVKRCKKEAGEDWPRISHIPEIIIRE; this is encoded by the coding sequence ATGGCCGAACAAATTGTATACGGTGTTGATAACCTTTTGATGAAGGTGGGTTGTGTGGCTGTTGAAGAAATCGGATTGATGTATGGTGTCCCAAAGGAGCTGACCAAGCTTCAGGAGACGCTGTCCACCATCAAAGATGTGATCCTTGATGCTGAGGAGCAGCAGCAGATAAGTGAGCTGGGGAGGAGCCGTGCAATAGAAAGTTGGGTGAGGAGGCTTAAAGATGTTGTTTATGATGCTGATGACCTGTTCGATGATCTTGCAGCTGAAGATTTGCGGCGAAAGACCGATGTGCGGGGAAGATTTGGGAGACGGGTAAGTGACTTCTTTTCGTCTTCAAATCAAGTTGCTTTTCGTGTTAAGATGGGTCATAGAGTAAAGGAGGTTAGAGAAAGAATGGATTTGATTGCAAATGATATATCCAAGTTCAATTTTAATCCGAGAGTCATAACTGAGGTACGGGCGGAGCATAGGGGGAGAGAGACGCACTCTGTTGTGGAGAAATCTCATGAAATTGTGGGTagagatgaaaacaaaagggaaaTAATAGACTTGTTGATGCAATCAAGTACTCAAGAAAATCTGTCGATTGTTGTGATTGTAGGCATGGGAGGCTTAGGCAAGACCACCCTTGCCCAGTTGGTCTGCAACGACCAGAGGGTGGtgaaatattttgatcttaAGATGTGGGTGTGTGTTTCCAATGATTTCGATGTAAAAATACTGGTTAGCAATATCATAAAGTCTGCAACTAATAAGGATGTGGAAAACTTGGAGTTGGATCAGTTGCAAAAACTACTTCAGCAGAACTTAGATGGGAAGAGGTATTTGCTTGTTTTAGATGATGTCTGGAACGAGGACTTAAAGAAATGGGGTCAATTGATTACTTTGCTGCCTGCTGGAGCTAATGGGAGTAAAATCTTTGCGACCACTCGAAGCATTGGAGTTGCATCAGTTATGGGAATTAATTCCCCATATGTTTTGGAAGCTATAAAAGAAGACGAATCTTGGGATTTGTTCGAAAGTCTTGCATTTAGAAAAGGAGAAGAGAAAGTGCATTCAAACCTTGTAGCCATAGGAAAAGACATTTTAAAGATGTGCAAAGGAGTTCCTCTTGTCATTGAGACTTTGGGCAGAATGTTGTACCTCAAAACTCGAGAAAGTCAATGGTTGagcattaaaaacaataaaaatcttatgttgcttggaaatgaaaatgatattttgtcgGTGTTGAAGTTAAGCTATGACAATCTACCGATCCATTTGAAACAATGTTTTGCCTATTGTGCATTGTTTCCCAAAGATTATAGGATCGAGAAAAAGTTGTTAGTACAATTATGGATGGCACAAGGTTATCTTCAAGCTTCTGATGAGAACAATGATTTAGAGGATGTTGGTGATCAATATTTTGAGGATTTATTCTCAAGGTCATTGTTTCAAGAGGCTGAAAAAGATGCCTACAATAATGTATTAAGTTGTAAAATGCATGACTTAATTCATGATCTTGCACAATCTATCGTCAAGTCTGAGgttattattttaacaaattatGTAGAGAATATTCCAAAAAGGATTCATCATGTGTCATTGTTTAAACGGTCTGTTCCTATGCCTAAAGATTTAATGGTCAAACCCATTAGGACCCTTTTTGTGCTCTCCAACCCTGGTTCTAATCGAATTGCAAGAGTTATATCAAGCTTCAAGTGTTTACGGGTAATGAAGTTGATAGGGTTATTATCACTTGATGCTCTAACATCTTTAGCCAAACTAAGCCATCTAAGATATCTCGATCTTTCTTCTGGTTGTTTTGAAATACTCCCAAGTGCTATTACAAGATTGAAGCATTTACAGACATTGAAACTTTTTCATTGTCAGCATCTTAAAGAACTGCcaggaaatatgaaaaaattgatcAACCTAAGGCATCTTgagattgataaaaataatagattgaCTTATATGCCATGTGGGTTGGGAGAATTGACTATGCTTCAAACCTTGCCATTATTCTTTGTAGGGAATGATTGTGAGGAATCTAGGCAAAAGAGAATTGGTAGGTTGAGTGAATTGAAATGCCTTGATAGCCTCCGAGGAGAACTGAGAATTGAAGGGCTTTCAGATGTGAGGGGTAGTGCATTGGAAGCTAAGGAAGCCAATTTAGAAGGAAAACAGTACCTTCAATGCTTGAGATTATATTGGCTGGAACAAAAAGATTCTTTGTGGGGCACAAGAACAGAAACTGCCGAGGAGAGTGAGGAGGGCTCAGAGGCTGTGTCAGTGATGGAAAGTTTGCAACCACATCTTAATCTAAAGGAGCTCTTCATAGCAAATTACGAAGGTTTGAGATTCCCAAATTGGATGATGGATGATGGGTTAGGTTCGCTGCTCCCAAACCTAGTCAAAATTGAAATATCGTCTTGTAACAGAAGCCAAGTCCTGCCACCTTTTGGTCAACTCCCTTCTCTTAAATATCTAGACATTATGCAGATAGATGATGTGGGCTACATGAGAGATTATCCTTCATCAGCAACACCATTCTTCCCATCTCTGAAGACACTCCAACTTTATTGGTTGCCTAGTTTAGAGGGATGGGGAAGAAGGGACATATCAGTAGAGCAAGCTCCTTCTTTTCCTTGTCTTTCCATATTAAAGATCAGTCATTGCTCTAGCTTGAGATCCTTGTCACTGCCTTCATCTCCTTCTTGTATTTCTCAATTAGAAATCAGAGATTGCCCTGGTGTGACATTCTTGCAGGTGCCTTCATTTCCTTGCCTTAAGGAACTATGGCTGGATAACACCAGTACAGAGCTATGCTTACAGTTGATCTCTGtctcttcttcattgaagtCTCTGTATATCTCAGAAATAGATGATCTGATATCCCTGCCAGAGGGGCTGCGACACCTCACTTCTCTCAAGTCTTTGATAATTGATAATTGTGATAGTTTGCCCCAAGGAATTCAGTATCTCACTGTTCTTGAGAGCTTGGATATTATAAACTGCAGAGAGGTTAATTTATCAGATGATGATGGCTTGCAATTCCAAGGACTTAGAAGCTTGCGTCATTTATATCTTGGATGGATACGAAAGTGGGTCTCTCTTCCAAAGGGGCTTCAACATGTTTCCACCCTAGAAACTCTTGAACTTAATCGATTATATGATTTGGCAACTTTACCCAACTGGATAGCTAGCCTCACATCACTTACAAAGCTTAGCCTAGAAGAATGCCCCAAATTAACATCACTGCCAGAAGAGATGCGATCCCTCAACAATCTACACACACTCAAAATCTCCTACTGTCGAAACTTGGTTAAAAGATGCAAAAAGGAAGCCGGTGAAGATTGGCCTAGGATTTCTCATATTCCTGAAATTATCATTAGGGAGTGA
- the LOC104881335 gene encoding putative disease resistance protein RGA3 — protein MGSIGKTTLAQLLYNNDQVKEHFNLKAWVCVSTEFLLLEFLLLEVTKSFLTAIGCRHTKDDSLDLLQRQPKESLVNKNFLLVLDDVWDVESFDWESWGSLRTPLRGAAQGSKILVTSRDESVAKTMRAVCTHPLGELNPLHCWSLFESLHFKIETPTHALSLNP, from the exons ATGGGCAGCATCGGCAAGACCACACTCGCTCAACTTCTCTACAACAATGACCAAGTGAAGGAACACTTCAACTTGAAAGCATGGGTCTGTGTTTCCACTGAGTTTCTTCTTCTCGAG TTTCTTCTTCTCGAGGTAACCAAATCATTTCTTACGGCCATCGGTTGTAGACATACAAAAGATGATAGCCTAGATTTGCTTCAGCGTCAACCCAAAGAGAGCCTTGTTAACAAGAATTTTCTGCTTGTTCTCGACGACGTCTGGGATGTGGAGTCCTTTGATTGGGAAAGTTGGGGTAGCCTACGAACTCCGCTCCGGGGTGCAGCACAGGGAAGCAAGATTCTTGTCACCAGTCGTGATGAATCTGTTGCAAAAACTATGCGTGCAGTCTGCACTCATCCTCTGGGAGAACTAAACCCTCTGCATTGTTGGAGCCTATTTGAAAGCTTGCATTTCAAGATAGAGACTCCAACGCACGCCTTGAGCTTGAACCCATAG